One genomic segment of Ignavibacteriota bacterium includes these proteins:
- the terL gene encoding phage terminase large subunit: MNEEESISQIEINYHKNQLKIFFESKKRYKVITKGRRFGLTKGMANFLIEKMFDETLKCLWVDTTYSNIQRYVERYIIPILKNVPKQYWKWRKKESILEICESYCDFRSADRPENIEGFGYNLIILNEAGIILKNRKLWIESIRPMVMDYKADVIIGGTPKGKKHKGEPHLFFELSELCKIEKDWELFQFSTYDNPLIDVDEIKQLEREIASSIRDQEIYGKFIDVTENAIIKKEWWQYFRNESYKSENITGIYQSWDTAFKKNEENDFSVCSTWAVTKNKIFLIDVYRERLTFPELKRIAVQLFMKYEPKEILIEDKASGTSLIQELKSESLLPIKEIKVDGDKIARANAVTPLIEIGKIFIDENAKWKKDFIDECEEFPNGQFDDQVDSITQFLNYIKNKQKENADITARIIKYKKPKRNFRNVRG; the protein is encoded by the coding sequence ATGAATGAAGAAGAAAGTATTAGTCAGATTGAAATTAATTACCATAAGAATCAACTCAAGATATTTTTTGAATCGAAGAAAAGGTATAAGGTAATTACAAAAGGGAGAAGGTTCGGGCTTACTAAAGGTATGGCGAATTTTCTTATTGAAAAAATGTTTGATGAAACGCTCAAATGTTTGTGGGTTGATACGACTTACTCAAATATTCAGAGATATGTAGAAAGATATATTATTCCGATATTAAAAAATGTACCAAAGCAATATTGGAAGTGGAGAAAGAAAGAATCCATTTTAGAAATTTGCGAATCGTACTGCGATTTCAGATCAGCAGATAGACCGGAAAATATTGAAGGTTTTGGATATAATTTAATAATCCTAAACGAAGCCGGAATTATATTAAAAAACAGAAAATTATGGATTGAATCTATTCGTCCTATGGTAATGGATTATAAAGCCGATGTAATAATCGGCGGTACTCCAAAAGGTAAGAAGCATAAAGGTGAGCCGCATTTGTTCTTTGAACTTTCGGAATTATGCAAAATTGAAAAAGATTGGGAATTATTCCAATTCTCGACTTATGATAATCCGCTTATTGATGTCGATGAAATTAAGCAGCTGGAAAGGGAAATTGCTTCATCAATTAGGGACCAAGAAATTTACGGAAAGTTTATTGATGTAACAGAAAATGCAATCATTAAAAAAGAATGGTGGCAATATTTCCGAAATGAAAGTTATAAATCTGAAAACATCACCGGAATTTATCAAAGCTGGGACACAGCTTTTAAGAAAAATGAGGAGAATGATTTTTCCGTTTGCAGTACTTGGGCTGTTACAAAAAATAAAATATTCTTAATTGATGTTTACAGAGAGCGATTAACATTCCCGGAATTAAAAAGAATTGCCGTACAACTTTTTATGAAATATGAGCCGAAGGAAATTTTAATTGAAGATAAAGCAAGCGGAACGAGTTTAATTCAAGAATTAAAAAGTGAATCATTACTTCCAATAAAAGAGATAAAGGTCGATGGTGATAAAATTGCACGCGCCAACGCTGTTACTCCGCTTATAGAAATTGGGAAAATATTTATTGATGAAAATGCGAAATGGAAAAAAGATTTTATTGATGAATGCGAAGAATTTCCGAACGGACAGTTTGACGATCAAGTAGATTCCATAACTCAATTTTTGAATTACATAAAGAATAAACAAAAAGAGAATGCTGATATTACTGCAAGAATAATTAAGTATAAAAAGCCGAAGAGGAATTTTAGGAATGTGAGAGGATGA
- a CDS encoding DUF935 family protein, whose protein sequence is MPKIIIKKDFATAEKVEWWKKLQYSIPDPDKILQDNGFDYSIYRNLLSDPHLWSTIQQRKAQVNQMGWTLVNDENEELSNEIVEVLERIQINKAIDQILDCTLFGFDVEEIRYDVINNKITPIELNQKPVEWFIYSNENELKLRKITGGSYVFEEGLSLPEYKFILSQHKATYQNPYGEKLLSKVYWPITFKKAATDNWEKLLNEHGVPYIVARHPSNATETQKTIIEQSLTDLLNDHVGMLSEEIGLEFKESQKYNAGDLFKNMIETLNIEISKAILTVTLTTEIGSTGSYKAAQIHRDMLEMIGLQDKKIVERAINKLIEFYVILNYGTKIKYPKIVLEKKEGIVDATVERDKTLKEMGVKFNKDYFVRRYNLQETDFEIENTGEK, encoded by the coding sequence TTGCCGAAGATAATTATTAAAAAGGATTTTGCGACTGCTGAAAAAGTGGAATGGTGGAAAAAGTTACAGTATTCGATTCCAGATCCCGATAAAATTTTGCAAGATAATGGTTTTGATTATTCGATTTACAGAAATTTATTGAGTGATCCGCATTTATGGAGCACGATTCAGCAGAGAAAGGCGCAAGTTAATCAAATGGGCTGGACTTTAGTTAATGATGAAAATGAAGAATTATCAAATGAAATTGTTGAAGTATTAGAAAGAATTCAAATCAATAAAGCAATTGATCAGATTTTAGATTGCACCTTGTTTGGTTTTGATGTCGAAGAAATTAGATATGATGTTATTAACAATAAAATTACACCCATTGAATTAAATCAGAAGCCGGTCGAGTGGTTTATTTACTCAAATGAAAATGAATTGAAGTTAAGAAAAATAACCGGAGGAAGTTACGTTTTTGAAGAAGGTTTATCATTGCCGGAATACAAATTTATTTTATCTCAGCATAAAGCAACGTATCAAAATCCTTACGGTGAGAAATTACTTTCCAAAGTTTACTGGCCGATTACTTTTAAAAAAGCAGCAACAGATAATTGGGAAAAACTATTAAACGAACACGGCGTACCATATATAGTTGCAAGGCATCCAAGTAATGCAACGGAAACACAAAAAACAATTATTGAGCAAAGTTTAACGGATTTATTAAATGATCATGTTGGAATGTTAAGCGAAGAAATAGGATTGGAATTTAAGGAAAGTCAGAAATACAATGCCGGAGATTTGTTTAAGAATATGATAGAGACTTTGAACATAGAAATATCCAAAGCAATATTAACGGTAACATTAACAACAGAAATAGGAAGTACCGGAAGTTATAAAGCGGCTCAAATTCATAGAGATATGCTTGAAATGATTGGACTTCAAGATAAGAAAATTGTTGAACGAGCAATAAATAAGTTGATAGAGTTTTATGTAATTCTCAATTATGGAACTAAAATAAAATATCCCAAAATAGTACTCGAGAAAAAAGAAGGAATTGTTGATGCGACAGTAGAAAGGGATAAAACATTAAAAGAAATGGGAGTGAAGTTTAACAAAGATTATTTTGTAAGGAGATATAACCTTCAAGAAACTGATTTTGAAATTGAAAATACCGGAGAAAAATAA
- a CDS encoding SOS response-associated peptidase has protein sequence MCGRFENRIREDWMMEKFAEFNVNVFFRTVDKLRKKENIAPTNKILTIMKNEDDLSGDDNKWGIKFSDTSPLIFNSRIETISEKQFWKMLFDRNRCIVPMSAFYEWKKEKTKKVPYRIFLKNEAMFFVPGLYNKDKEGNKSVSLITTEPNNFMKEIHNRMPVILNMKDAVEFLSGDVGSNFEKCVPYKDEKNMKMEAAEI, from the coding sequence ATGTGCGGGAGATTTGAAAATAGAATTCGAGAAGATTGGATGATGGAGAAGTTTGCAGAGTTTAATGTGAATGTGTTTTTTAGAACTGTTGATAAGCTGCGTAAAAAAGAAAATATTGCTCCCACTAATAAAATATTAACAATTATGAAGAATGAAGATGATTTATCCGGAGATGATAATAAATGGGGAATAAAGTTTTCTGATACTTCACCATTGATATTTAACTCGAGGATTGAAACAATAAGCGAAAAGCAATTTTGGAAAATGTTGTTTGACAGAAACAGATGCATTGTTCCTATGAGTGCGTTTTATGAATGGAAGAAGGAAAAAACGAAGAAAGTACCGTATAGAATATTTTTGAAAAATGAGGCGATGTTTTTTGTTCCGGGACTTTACAATAAGGATAAGGAAGGGAATAAGTCGGTTTCTTTAATTACAACCGAACCGAATAATTTTATGAAAGAAATACACAATAGAATGCCGGTAATTTTGAATATGAAAGATGCAGTTGAATTTTTAAGCGGAGATGTAGGAAGCAATTTTGAAAAATGTGTTCCATACAAAGATGAAAAAAATATGAAAATGGAAGCTGCGGAGATTTAA
- a CDS encoding DNA polymerase III subunit alpha, whose product MLSLHIHSKYSLLEGTIEIPDLIKYAKQISSEYVCLTDTNKMSGLIQLAKLAKEENIKPILGAFLDDPKNKKLNTIILAKNRNGYSELCKILTTRNLKEDFQLKDLFEKPSPNLFFISSSIELLTSLNFTDELKKNLFVELIITEKHKPITRKLYDFARSKGLQIIASHPAYFLIQEDFLLHKVLTSIRLNKTIENLDNEDLADEEFFLIRNEDFQKNWKVLPEALWNIKYIVQNCNVELEIGKYKFPRYPLDKGETAYSFLWKIAFNGLAKKYQPITEKVVTRLQYELEVIEEMGYSDYFLVVWDIVNEARKRNMMNIGRGSAANSLVAFCLGFTQMDPIQYNLYFERFLNKGRKSPPDVDLDFSWKERDGLVKYIYEKYSYEKVAFISTHVTFRAKSAFRNTAKVFGVSDTDISKFSKFIPWTSAENLPIISEKFPESKNLNLKDKFWSNVVNIASKLGGIPRHASIHPGGILITEEPITNYVALEYAANKGVGLIITQPDMYPIEDMGLVKIDLLSQRSLGVLRDTMKLVDKNYG is encoded by the coding sequence ATGCTGAGTTTACACATACATTCAAAATATTCTCTTCTCGAAGGAACAATAGAAATACCGGATTTAATAAAATACGCTAAACAGATAAGCAGCGAATATGTTTGTCTTACTGATACAAATAAAATGAGTGGTTTAATCCAATTAGCCAAATTAGCAAAGGAAGAAAATATCAAACCGATTTTAGGAGCCTTTCTTGATGATCCAAAGAACAAAAAGTTAAATACAATAATTCTTGCTAAGAATAGAAACGGTTATTCTGAATTATGTAAAATATTAACTACCAGAAACCTAAAAGAAGATTTTCAACTAAAAGATTTATTTGAAAAACCTTCCCCTAATTTATTCTTTATTTCTTCATCAATTGAGTTACTCACCTCTCTAAATTTTACTGATGAGCTTAAAAAGAATCTTTTTGTTGAGCTTATTATTACTGAAAAACACAAACCTATAACTCGTAAGTTGTATGATTTTGCTCGAAGTAAAGGTTTACAAATCATTGCTTCTCATCCGGCTTATTTTCTAATACAAGAGGATTTTTTATTACATAAAGTTCTTACTTCAATAAGATTGAATAAGACAATAGAAAATTTGGATAATGAAGATTTAGCTGATGAAGAATTCTTTTTAATAAGAAATGAAGATTTTCAAAAGAATTGGAAAGTGTTACCCGAAGCCCTCTGGAATATAAAGTACATAGTGCAAAACTGTAATGTAGAACTCGAGATTGGTAAGTATAAATTCCCAAGATATCCGCTTGATAAAGGTGAAACTGCATACTCATTTCTATGGAAAATTGCTTTTAATGGATTAGCTAAGAAATATCAGCCCATCACCGAAAAAGTTGTTACAAGGCTTCAGTATGAGCTGGAAGTAATAGAAGAAATGGGATATAGTGATTACTTTTTAGTTGTTTGGGATATTGTGAATGAAGCAAGAAAAAGAAATATGATGAATATCGGAAGAGGTTCTGCCGCAAATAGTCTTGTTGCTTTTTGCTTGGGATTTACACAGATGGATCCAATTCAATATAACCTTTACTTTGAAAGATTCTTAAACAAAGGAAGAAAATCTCCCCCGGATGTTGATCTGGATTTTTCATGGAAGGAACGAGATGGATTGGTTAAATATATTTATGAAAAATATAGCTATGAGAAAGTTGCATTCATTAGTACTCATGTAACTTTTAGAGCAAAATCAGCTTTTCGAAATACTGCCAAAGTTTTTGGTGTTAGCGATACGGATATCTCAAAATTCAGTAAATTTATTCCATGGACAAGTGCTGAAAATCTGCCGATTATTTCTGAGAAATTCCCGGAATCAAAAAATCTTAATCTCAAAGATAAATTTTGGTCAAATGTTGTAAACATAGCTTCAAAACTTGGCGGAATTCCAAGACATGCAAGTATTCATCCCGGTGGAATACTAATAACAGAAGAACCAATAACAAATTATGTAGCATTAGAATATGCAGCTAATAAAGGAGTTGGTTTAATTATTACTCAGCCTGATATGTATCCAATTGAAGATATGGGATTGGTTAAAATTGACTTGCTAAGTCAAAGATCACTCGGTGTTTTAAGAGATACCATGAAATTAGTGGATAAGAATTATGGATGA
- a CDS encoding outer membrane beta-barrel protein: MKPFLYLIIFSIIVSSNYAQDSCTVENPHGLQFQIGSNFQLINFDGYTISYRYFWDKNNGLRFGFLFNTYNSDGSGSEIQEYDYSDHNEALTTKENHSLGFGLSIQYHKLVYNKKNVNFLVGIGPFVYFSKLDETNKRNYTNHTYRETIINRNDTQRFGINGIVGAEYKFSEDFSLSVEVGLLMQYFINDNNYSYKTTTVTEFATTSFITERESEDDGFEIKGAPVRMGLTLFF, translated from the coding sequence ATGAAACCATTTCTTTATTTAATTATTTTTTCAATAATCGTTTCTTCTAACTATGCACAAGACAGCTGCACCGTAGAAAATCCCCACGGACTACAATTTCAAATCGGCAGTAATTTCCAACTAATTAATTTTGATGGTTACACTATTTCATACCGGTATTTTTGGGATAAAAATAATGGTTTAAGATTTGGATTTTTATTTAATACATATAACTCAGATGGCTCTGGTTCAGAAATCCAAGAATACGATTATTCTGATCATAATGAGGCATTAACCACAAAAGAAAATCATAGTCTTGGTTTTGGTCTATCAATTCAATATCATAAACTTGTATATAATAAAAAGAACGTTAATTTTTTGGTTGGTATTGGTCCATTTGTATATTTTAGTAAATTAGATGAAACCAATAAACGTAATTATACAAACCATACCTATAGAGAGACTATAATCAATAGGAATGATACACAGAGATTTGGTATAAATGGAATTGTTGGAGCTGAATATAAATTTTCGGAAGATTTTTCTCTCTCAGTGGAGGTAGGCTTATTGATGCAATATTTTATCAATGATAATAATTATTCATACAAAACAACAACTGTAACCGAATTTGCGACAACATCTTTTATAACAGAAAGAGAATCAGAGGACGATGGATTTGAAATAAAAGGGGCTCCCGTTAGAATGGGCTTAACACTTTTCTTTTAG
- a CDS encoding DEAD/DEAH box helicase family protein — MPQIFDNISNHLNSALKKTLEISFRSDFCVGYFNLRGWKQVADEIENWNGGENNNCRLLVGMQNLGVETLKEYFSQTDISSIDNKEAIKIKKRLAQDFKDQLTIGIPTEEDEIGLRKLAKQISEKKVVVKLFLKHPLHAKLYLLFRKDPISPIVGYLGSSNLTLAGLLKQGELNVDVIEQDAAKKLAQWFVDRWEDRWCIDISEELIEILNTSWASEKLYSPFHVYLKMAYHLAREARTGINEFKIPKIFQNELLEFQKKAVLIAAHHLNKRNGVLVGDVVGLGKTIIASALSKIFEDDYSARILIICPKNLKQMWDDYVYKYELRAKVLSSSVVQNELKELKRYNIVLIDESHNLRNRQGKRYRAIHEYIKENESKVILLTATPYNKTYIDLSNQLRLFVDDETDIGIGPERFIESVGGQVEFSARYQTQPRTLSAFERSDFADDWRELMRLYLVRRTRSFIKENYAETDETIGRKYLTFSDGRRSYFPDRIPKRVEYVFDPNDPTDQYAKLYSKKVVDVINDLNLPRYGIANYLINDAINKADSNEKIIIDNLSRAGKRLIGFARTNLFKRLESSGYSFLLSINRHIFRNYIFIYALQNKLQIPIGQNEARALDEYLDELDLDIFKENDNNHFYLSEEQFFEHASVIYNQYLEKYKIRFDWIRSKLFNVDLMEELKSDCKKLFKILKLGKNWNAKEDRQLNALYKLCYKKHKEEKVLIFTQYADTANYIADEFKHRNAENTECVTGDNEEPTKYAYRFSPISNNKMGYKNTKEEIRVLISTDVLSEGQNLQDAHIVINYDLPWAIIRLIQRAGRVDRIGQNAEEILCYSVLPEDGLEQIINLRRRLSQRISENAEVVGSDETFFEGDPVNITDLYNEKSGILDDEDDGEVDLSSYAYQIWQNAIDDDPQLKKTIPDLPDVVYATKKIDSLEEKESVIVYARTYDDNDILSLVDKDGNLITNSQFRILKAAACDKNVKPLEKIHNHHKLVEKGIENIKEIDSKIGGQLGKKTGARYRVYKRLTDYYEDNKDSLFVNDAIKRAIEDIYKYPLREFARETFNRQLKSGISDYDLANLAASLREENKLSIIEEDDTNKYKEPKIICSLGLKDKE, encoded by the coding sequence ATGCCCCAAATATTTGATAATATTAGTAATCATTTAAATAGCGCACTGAAAAAAACTCTTGAAATATCTTTTCGTTCAGATTTCTGTGTTGGATATTTTAATTTAAGAGGATGGAAACAAGTCGCTGACGAAATAGAAAACTGGAACGGTGGTGAGAATAATAACTGCAGGTTACTCGTTGGGATGCAAAACTTAGGTGTTGAAACTTTAAAAGAATATTTTTCACAAACCGATATTAGTTCAATTGATAATAAAGAAGCAATAAAAATTAAGAAGAGACTTGCTCAAGATTTTAAAGATCAACTAACAATTGGAATCCCTACAGAAGAAGATGAAATTGGTCTTAGAAAACTTGCAAAACAAATTAGTGAGAAAAAAGTAGTTGTTAAATTATTTTTAAAACATCCTTTACATGCAAAACTGTATTTACTTTTTAGAAAAGATCCAATAAGCCCAATAGTTGGTTATCTTGGTAGTAGTAACTTAACACTTGCCGGATTATTAAAACAAGGTGAATTAAATGTTGATGTTATTGAGCAAGATGCAGCTAAAAAACTAGCACAATGGTTTGTGGACAGGTGGGAAGACCGTTGGTGTATTGATATTTCGGAAGAACTAATTGAAATATTAAATACAAGTTGGGCTTCAGAGAAACTATATAGTCCATTCCACGTTTATTTGAAGATGGCATACCATTTAGCTAGAGAAGCAAGAACTGGTATTAATGAATTCAAAATTCCTAAAATATTCCAAAATGAATTATTAGAATTTCAGAAAAAAGCTGTGTTAATTGCAGCACATCATTTAAATAAAAGAAACGGTGTATTGGTTGGAGATGTAGTAGGTTTGGGTAAAACTATAATTGCAAGCGCCCTTTCAAAAATATTTGAAGATGATTATTCAGCTAGAATATTAATTATTTGTCCAAAAAACTTAAAACAAATGTGGGATGACTATGTTTATAAATATGAATTAAGGGCAAAAGTTTTATCAAGTTCTGTTGTTCAAAATGAATTAAAAGAATTGAAAAGGTACAACATTGTTTTGATTGATGAAAGTCATAACCTTAGAAATAGGCAAGGTAAGAGATACAGAGCAATTCATGAGTATATCAAGGAAAATGAAAGTAAAGTAATATTATTAACTGCAACCCCTTATAATAAAACTTATATAGATTTATCAAATCAACTAAGATTATTTGTTGATGATGAAACTGATATTGGAATTGGTCCAGAAAGATTTATTGAATCGGTTGGTGGACAGGTTGAATTTTCTGCAAGATATCAAACTCAACCAAGAACGTTAAGTGCATTTGAAAGAAGTGATTTTGCAGACGATTGGCGAGAATTAATGCGTTTGTATTTAGTAAGAAGAACAAGAAGTTTTATCAAAGAGAATTATGCAGAAACTGACGAAACGATTGGAAGGAAATATCTTACTTTTTCAGATGGCAGACGTTCCTATTTTCCAGATAGGATACCAAAAAGAGTTGAGTATGTGTTTGATCCTAATGATCCAACTGATCAATACGCTAAATTATATTCTAAAAAAGTTGTAGATGTTATAAATGATTTGAATTTACCAAGATATGGAATAGCTAATTATTTAATTAATGATGCAATAAATAAGGCTGATAGTAATGAAAAGATTATAATTGACAATTTATCGCGTGCTGGAAAAAGGTTAATAGGTTTTGCAAGAACAAATCTTTTCAAGCGTTTGGAAAGCAGTGGGTATTCTTTTTTATTATCTATAAATAGACATATTTTTAGAAATTATATTTTCATATATGCACTACAAAATAAACTTCAAATTCCCATCGGACAAAATGAAGCTAGAGCATTAGATGAATATTTAGATGAGCTTGATTTAGATATTTTTAAAGAAAATGATAACAATCATTTTTACTTATCAGAAGAACAATTTTTTGAACATGCCTCAGTAATTTATAACCAATATCTTGAAAAATACAAAATAAGATTTGATTGGATTAGATCGAAACTTTTTAATGTTGATCTAATGGAAGAATTAAAAAGCGATTGTAAAAAATTATTCAAAATATTAAAATTAGGAAAAAACTGGAATGCAAAAGAAGACAGACAATTAAATGCATTATATAAGTTATGCTACAAAAAACATAAAGAAGAAAAAGTATTAATATTTACACAGTATGCTGATACTGCAAATTATATTGCCGATGAATTTAAACATAGAAATGCAGAAAATACTGAATGTGTTACCGGAGATAACGAAGAGCCAACAAAATACGCATATAGATTTAGTCCAATAAGTAATAATAAAATGGGTTACAAGAATACGAAAGAAGAAATAAGAGTACTTATTTCAACAGACGTATTAAGTGAAGGACAAAATTTACAAGATGCTCATATTGTAATAAATTATGATTTGCCATGGGCTATTATCCGTTTAATTCAGAGAGCTGGTAGAGTTGATAGAATAGGTCAAAATGCAGAAGAAATACTTTGTTATTCTGTTTTACCAGAAGATGGATTAGAACAAATTATTAATTTGAGAAGAAGGTTAAGTCAGCGAATAAGCGAAAATGCCGAAGTAGTTGGATCAGATGAAACATTTTTTGAAGGTGATCCAGTTAATATTACTGATTTATACAATGAAAAATCGGGAATTCTTGATGATGAAGATGATGGAGAAGTAGATCTTTCTTCTTATGCATATCAAATATGGCAAAATGCAATTGATGATGATCCACAATTGAAAAAGACAATACCAGATTTACCGGATGTAGTTTATGCAACTAAAAAAATAGATAGTCTTGAGGAAAAAGAATCAGTTATAGTTTATGCGCGAACTTATGATGACAACGATATTCTTTCTTTAGTTGATAAAGATGGAAATCTTATCACTAATTCTCAATTCAGAATTTTAAAAGCTGCAGCTTGTGATAAAAATGTTAAGCCACTTGAAAAAATTCATAATCACCATAAATTAGTTGAAAAAGGAATTGAAAATATTAAAGAAATAGATAGTAAAATTGGCGGACAATTAGGAAAGAAAACCGGAGCAAGATACCGAGTTTATAAACGATTAACAGATTATTATGAAGATAATAAAGATTCTCTTTTTGTAAACGATGCAATAAAAAGAGCGATTGAAGATATTTATAAATATCCACTAAGAGAATTTGCTAGAGAAACTTTCAACCGGCAATTGAAATCCGGAATTTCCGATTACGATTTGGCAAATCTTGCAGCATCCTTAAGGGAAGAAAATAAGCTTAGTATTATTGAAGAAGATGATACTAATAAATATAAAGAACCAAAAATTATTTGTTCACTTGGATTAAAAGATAAAGAGTAA